Proteins encoded in a region of the Bacteroidota bacterium genome:
- a CDS encoding ABC transporter permease, with the protein MQTVLAMIRKEFLQLRQDKKLLALSLVAPIFQVVLLSYAARIDVKDIRLAIIDPNPTVHSREIREKFEASGLFTVVETATTDRDVNHWLDAGKIRMALILPADFSKHRLGGNTATVQLLVDGADGNTAGIAVGYAAGLLSSISQSILSERIDRSGLRMEIGQVQAETRVWYNPELETMNFMVPGVLSMVLLIVTTLTTALSIVKEKENGNLEQLIVTPIRSWEIMLGKMIPYSITATIVVLVILGLNSVLMEAPFRGSFLVMMLLVYVYLITTLGLGLLISTVSNNQQQAALTAVFILIPPMVFFSGFIFPVENMPTVIQWISTVIPMKYFLVIIRGIFLKGVGLETLWPEFLALFVFSVIIFSIAVFRFRKTLD; encoded by the coding sequence ATGCAAACTGTTCTGGCCATGATCCGAAAAGAATTTCTGCAACTCAGGCAGGATAAAAAATTGCTGGCATTGTCATTGGTGGCTCCCATTTTTCAGGTAGTCCTGCTCTCTTACGCTGCCCGGATTGATGTGAAAGACATCCGGTTAGCCATCATCGATCCGAACCCAACAGTTCATTCACGTGAAATCCGCGAAAAATTCGAAGCAAGCGGGTTGTTTACCGTGGTGGAAACCGCAACCACCGACCGCGATGTCAATCATTGGCTCGATGCAGGGAAAATCCGGATGGCGCTGATTTTACCCGCCGACTTTTCGAAACACCGGTTGGGAGGAAACACGGCAACCGTTCAGCTACTCGTCGATGGGGCCGATGGAAATACCGCAGGCATTGCAGTGGGATATGCAGCCGGACTGCTCAGCAGCATCAGTCAATCCATTCTGTCAGAACGGATTGACCGATCCGGTCTCAGGATGGAAATTGGTCAGGTTCAGGCTGAAACCCGGGTCTGGTACAACCCCGAACTCGAAACCATGAATTTTATGGTTCCGGGTGTGCTCAGTATGGTGTTGCTTATTGTAACCACCCTGACCACGGCACTTTCCATTGTAAAGGAAAAGGAAAATGGAAATCTCGAACAATTAATCGTAACCCCCATCCGGTCCTGGGAAATTATGCTGGGAAAAATGATTCCCTATTCCATCACCGCCACCATTGTGGTTCTCGTGATTCTGGGACTCAATTCGGTGTTAATGGAAGCACCCTTCCGGGGAAGCTTTCTGGTCATGATGCTTCTGGTCTATGTGTATCTCATCACCACGCTTGGACTTGGATTGCTCATATCCACCGTATCGAATAACCAGCAACAGGCTGCCCTTACAGCCGTCTTTATTTTAATTCCACCCATGGTTTTTTTCAGCGGATTTATTTTCCCGGTAGAAAACATGCCAACGGTGATTCAGTGGATATCCACCGTCATCCCCATGAAATATTTCCTGGTGATTATCCGCGGTATATTCCTGAAAGGCGTCGGACTGGAAACCCTGTGGCCCGAGTTCCTGGCGCTGTTTGTTTTCTCGGTGATCATTTTTTCCATCGCCGTCTTCCGGTTCAGAAAAACTCTGGATTAA